In the Lascolabacillus massiliensis genome, one interval contains:
- a CDS encoding Bor family protein — protein MKKRLIQLAAVIFTVMLMTSCYSYTTVVGEGAQGNQQITKWNHYLIGGLAPIEVSDPAVLAGGAKNYTVKTEMSFVNGLVSILTSGIYSPTTTTIYK, from the coding sequence ATGAAGAAAAGATTAATTCAATTAGCTGCTGTAATTTTTACAGTAATGCTTATGACTTCATGTTATTCCTACACTACTGTTGTTGGAGAAGGAGCGCAGGGTAATCAGCAAATTACTAAATGGAATCATTATCTGATTGGTGGGTTGGCACCAATTGAAGTATCTGATCCTGCCGTTTTAGCAGGTGGAGCAAAAAATTATACTGTTAAAACTGAGATGTCATTCGTTAATGGATTGGTTTCTATTTTAACCAGTGGAATTTATTCTCCTACAACCACTACAATATATAAATAG
- a CDS encoding fructosamine kinase family protein: MIKDILSYISDTISEKINSTRPVTGGSISSAYLLETPERNYFLKLNKAPDALEMFHAEQKGLDVIEKTATISVPHVHLVDSVNDKAIILMDYVENRRPVSSDYERLGRELAALHSLKQDDFGLDSDNYIGSLPQSNKIHTDWIDFYWEERISPQLKTASRAGLLSEKEIPNKDKSIDVFNRYLYDVTPSIIHGDLWGGNYLISTDGTPFLIDPAVYRGHSMVDIAMSKLFGSFGAEFYGAYHEIIPITEFYYEQIDLYQLYFLLVHLNLFGRGYYTSVSDILKRYF; encoded by the coding sequence ATGATAAAGGATATTCTGAGTTACATATCTGATACTATATCAGAGAAAATCAACTCAACCAGACCGGTAACCGGAGGGTCAATCTCTTCGGCTTACCTGCTGGAGACCCCTGAAAGGAACTACTTTCTTAAATTAAATAAAGCGCCTGATGCGCTTGAGATGTTCCACGCGGAACAAAAAGGACTTGATGTAATAGAAAAGACAGCTACAATCTCTGTTCCTCATGTTCATCTGGTGGATTCAGTTAATGATAAAGCAATAATTCTGATGGATTATGTTGAAAACAGACGCCCTGTGTCTTCAGATTATGAAAGGCTTGGAAGGGAATTGGCTGCACTTCATTCACTGAAGCAAGATGACTTTGGTCTAGACTCAGATAACTATATAGGAAGTCTGCCACAGAGCAACAAAATTCATACAGACTGGATAGATTTTTACTGGGAAGAGAGGATCTCTCCACAACTAAAAACGGCATCAAGAGCTGGCTTACTGTCAGAAAAAGAGATACCGAATAAAGATAAAAGTATTGATGTATTCAACCGCTACCTTTATGATGTGACTCCTTCTATTATTCATGGAGACCTATGGGGAGGCAATTATCTTATCTCGACGGATGGTACTCCATTTCTTATAGACCCGGCAGTATACAGAGGACACTCAATGGTGGATATAGCTATGAGCAAACTTTTTGGCAGTTTTGGAGCTGAGTTCTATGGTGCTTATCATGAAATAATACCTATAACAGAATTTTATTATGAACAGATAGATCTGTATCAGTTATATTTCCTTCTTGTACATTTAAACCTGTTTGGTCGTGGATATTACACTTCTGTTTCTGATATCCTTAAAAGATATTTTTAG
- the mnmG gene encoding tRNA uridine-5-carboxymethylaminomethyl(34) synthesis enzyme MnmG, translating into MNFNYDIIVVGAGHAGCEAATAAANLGSKTLLLTMDMNKIAQMSCNPAVGGIAKGQIVREIDALGGQMGIVSDKTAIQFRMLNRSKGPAMWSPRVQSDRVKFIETWREIIENTPNLAMWQDMVTELIFEGHRVTGVKTRMGVEFNANAVVLTNGTFLNGLIHVGKVQIGGGRIGEQASYGMSEQLRDFGFKTDRMKTGTPVRIDARSVDFSLLEEQKGDDDFHKFSYLPDVQRTLEQRSCWITYTSEEVHEALREGLDESPLYNGQIKSIGPRYCPSIETKIVTFSDKTSHQLFLEPEGVNTHEFYLNGFSSSLPLQTQLKALQLVPAFRNVHIFRPGYAIEYDFFDPTQLEATLETKMVKNLFFAGQINGTTGYEEAAGQGLIAGINAHINCHGGSPFTLRRDEAYIGVLIDDLITKGVDEPYRMFTSRAEYRILLRQDNADERLTEKGYELGLAKTERLNFYHQKVENVRKIKEFTENFSVKADRINPYLESIGTAPLKQGVKLVDLLSRPHIDLQIMAKEIGPLRDLLDTITDRKEEVIESADIKIKYSGYIKREQIIADKITRLEDISIKDRFNYNEIQSLSTEARHKLTRINPETIAQAGRIPGVSPNDISVLLVLLGR; encoded by the coding sequence ATGAATTTTAATTATGACATAATAGTAGTCGGTGCAGGACATGCCGGTTGCGAAGCAGCTACAGCAGCAGCTAACTTGGGTTCGAAAACATTGCTTTTAACAATGGATATGAACAAGATAGCCCAAATGAGTTGCAACCCAGCCGTAGGAGGTATTGCAAAAGGGCAGATTGTACGCGAAATTGATGCTTTGGGTGGACAGATGGGAATTGTTAGCGATAAAACTGCTATACAGTTTCGCATGTTAAACCGCTCAAAAGGACCTGCTATGTGGAGTCCACGTGTTCAAAGTGACAGGGTTAAATTTATTGAGACTTGGAGAGAAATTATAGAAAATACACCAAATCTTGCTATGTGGCAGGATATGGTTACAGAACTAATATTTGAAGGTCACAGAGTAACTGGAGTTAAAACACGGATGGGTGTTGAGTTCAATGCCAACGCAGTGGTATTAACAAATGGTACATTCCTTAATGGATTAATTCATGTGGGGAAAGTTCAAATTGGCGGGGGCAGAATTGGTGAACAGGCATCATATGGCATGTCGGAACAGTTGCGTGATTTCGGTTTCAAAACAGACCGGATGAAGACAGGTACACCAGTTAGAATTGACGCCAGATCTGTTGATTTTTCTCTTTTGGAAGAACAAAAGGGAGATGATGATTTTCATAAATTCTCATACCTGCCAGATGTCCAAAGAACATTGGAACAGCGCAGCTGCTGGATTACATACACCAGTGAGGAGGTTCATGAAGCGCTAAGAGAAGGACTTGATGAATCACCACTATATAATGGTCAGATTAAAAGTATCGGACCGCGATATTGCCCAAGTATAGAAACCAAAATAGTTACATTCTCAGATAAAACAAGTCACCAACTATTTTTAGAACCAGAAGGAGTAAATACACATGAGTTCTACCTGAATGGTTTTTCTTCGTCCCTACCCCTGCAAACTCAACTAAAAGCTTTGCAGCTTGTTCCTGCATTCAGAAACGTTCATATTTTCCGTCCCGGTTACGCGATAGAATATGATTTTTTTGATCCTACACAGCTAGAAGCAACATTAGAAACTAAGATGGTGAAAAACCTATTCTTTGCCGGTCAAATTAATGGGACAACAGGTTATGAAGAAGCAGCAGGACAAGGTTTAATAGCCGGTATAAACGCACATATAAACTGTCATGGCGGATCTCCTTTCACATTAAGAAGAGATGAAGCATATATTGGTGTATTGATAGACGACCTTATCACGAAAGGTGTGGATGAACCATACAGAATGTTTACATCTCGTGCTGAATACCGAATATTACTTCGACAAGACAACGCTGATGAAAGACTTACCGAAAAAGGGTACGAACTAGGTTTGGCTAAGACTGAAAGATTAAACTTTTATCATCAGAAAGTTGAGAATGTAAGAAAGATTAAAGAGTTTACTGAAAATTTCTCTGTAAAAGCTGATAGAATTAATCCGTATCTGGAAAGTATAGGTACAGCTCCACTTAAGCAGGGGGTAAAACTTGTTGACTTACTATCGAGGCCACATATCGATCTTCAGATAATGGCAAAAGAGATTGGTCCGCTAAGAGATCTTCTTGATACTATAACTGATAGAAAAGAAGAGGTGATAGAGTCTGCAGACATCAAGATTAAATATAGTGGCTATATTAAAAGAGAGCAGATTATAGCTGACAAAATTACCCGGCTGGAAGATATCTCTATAAAAGACAGGTTTAACTATAACGAAATTCAATCTTTATCAACAGAGGCAAGACATAAATTAACACGTATAAATCCTGAAACTATTGCCCAGGCAGGGCGTATTCCGGGGGTTTCACCCAATGACATATCTGTACTTCTGGTTCTGCTTGGCAGATAA
- the ybeY gene encoding rRNA maturation RNase YbeY codes for MAISFQTENVKSPEIKKRKTSEWIKKIAGIYSKTIGEITYIFCDDDKILEVNRQYLNHDYYTDIITFDYSEGDKISGDIFISLDTVKSNSQMYTTDYQEELFRVIIHGVLHLCGLSDSSKDEKKKMRDAENSALNILKTID; via the coding sequence ATGGCCATATCTTTTCAGACAGAAAACGTAAAATCACCCGAAATAAAGAAGAGAAAAACATCGGAGTGGATAAAAAAAATAGCTGGCATTTACAGCAAAACTATCGGAGAAATTACATACATCTTTTGTGACGATGATAAAATTCTTGAGGTAAACAGACAATATCTCAATCATGATTATTACACAGATATAATTACTTTCGATTATAGTGAGGGCGATAAAATTTCCGGAGATATTTTTATTAGTCTGGATACTGTAAAGTCGAATTCACAAATGTATACTACTGATTATCAAGAGGAACTGTTCCGTGTTATAATACATGGTGTTTTGCATCTATGTGGACTTTCCGACAGTTCAAAAGATGAGAAAAAGAAAATGAGAGATGCTGAAAATAGTGCACTGAATATACTGAAAACGATTGATTAA
- a CDS encoding nucleoside recognition domain-containing protein, whose translation MVLNYIWIAFFLIAFIIAVIKLVFYGDVQVFTDIMNSTYETARTGFEISLGLTGVLSLWLGIMKIGERGGMIELFSRAVAPLFSRLFPDIPKNHPAYGSMLMNLSANMLGLDNAATPFGLKAMQELQEINLKKDRASNPMIMFLVLNASGLTLIPVTIMVYRAQMGAANPADVFIPIMIATFFATLVGLIAVCLRQRINIFCKEILGFILGMGGIIAGTVIVFKSMPQEQVNIVSSLIANIILLTIIVLFIIKAMHRKINVFESFIDGAKEGFKTAVSIIPYLIAILVGIGVFRASGAMEFLMEGMRNLVGLTGVDARWVDGLPTAIMKPLSGSGARGMMIDAMKTFGADSFTGRLSSILQGATDTTFYIVAVYYGAVNIKNSRYTVQYALLADLAGVIAAIFVAYLFFS comes from the coding sequence ATGGTCCTGAATTATATTTGGATTGCTTTTTTTCTTATAGCTTTTATAATTGCAGTTATAAAACTTGTTTTTTATGGTGATGTTCAAGTGTTTACAGACATCATGAACTCAACGTATGAAACTGCCCGGACAGGTTTCGAGATCTCTCTCGGGCTAACAGGTGTACTTTCTCTATGGCTTGGTATAATGAAAATTGGAGAGAGAGGAGGTATGATTGAGCTATTCTCCAGAGCTGTTGCTCCACTATTCTCCAGGCTATTTCCCGATATACCGAAAAATCATCCTGCTTATGGATCAATGCTGATGAATTTATCTGCAAATATGCTGGGACTGGACAATGCTGCTACTCCTTTTGGATTAAAAGCAATGCAGGAACTGCAAGAGATCAATCTAAAGAAGGATCGGGCATCGAATCCTATGATAATGTTCCTGGTGCTTAATGCATCGGGACTAACATTAATACCGGTAACCATAATGGTTTACCGTGCACAGATGGGTGCTGCTAATCCTGCAGATGTATTCATTCCGATAATGATTGCTACATTTTTTGCAACTCTGGTTGGTTTAATTGCTGTATGCCTTAGGCAACGTATAAATATTTTCTGTAAAGAGATTCTGGGGTTTATTTTGGGTATGGGAGGAATAATTGCAGGAACGGTAATTGTTTTTAAATCCATGCCTCAGGAACAGGTAAATATAGTATCCAGCCTTATTGCCAATATAATACTGCTTACTATAATAGTTCTATTTATTATTAAAGCAATGCACCGTAAGATTAATGTTTTTGAGTCATTTATTGATGGTGCAAAAGAGGGATTTAAAACGGCTGTATCAATAATACCTTACCTAATAGCTATATTGGTAGGCATTGGTGTATTTCGTGCTTCTGGTGCTATGGAATTTCTAATGGAGGGTATGAGAAATTTGGTTGGACTTACTGGAGTTGACGCCAGATGGGTTGATGGTCTTCCAACAGCCATAATGAAGCCTTTGAGTGGAAGTGGGGCAAGGGGTATGATGATTGATGCCATGAAGACTTTTGGAGCTGATTCATTTACTGGGAGGTTGTCCAGTATTCTTCAGGGAGCCACTGATACTACATTCTATATTGTAGCAGTATATTATGGAGCTGTTAATATTAAGAACAGTCGCTATACAGTTCAATATGCACTATTGGCTGATTTGGCTGGTGTGATTGCAGCAATTTTTGTAGCATATCTATTTTTCAGTTAA
- a CDS encoding helix-hairpin-helix domain-containing protein codes for MRSREAVVINNYGKSFKSKRNPVTDTSEIRSEALQYKNEISIASKSRSPAHFPRIIKLKEGETINLNENDTTQWKKIPGIGSTYASRIVKYKNLLGGFFCKDQLMEVYGIDKELYSRIEPFIKTDSNYIKLNVNEMEFRDLLRHPYLNYNQVQTIFNLRDKKGRISSIEELSLLDEFTDDDIDRLRPYLQFL; via the coding sequence ATGAGATCGAGAGAAGCTGTGGTCATAAATAATTATGGAAAGTCATTCAAATCGAAAAGAAATCCAGTTACTGATACATCTGAAATCAGGTCAGAAGCATTACAATATAAAAATGAAATATCGATTGCATCAAAGAGTAGAAGTCCTGCACATTTTCCTCGAATAATTAAATTAAAAGAGGGTGAAACTATCAACTTAAATGAGAATGATACAACCCAATGGAAAAAGATTCCCGGTATTGGAAGCACATACGCTTCGCGAATTGTTAAGTATAAAAATCTTTTGGGTGGCTTTTTTTGTAAAGATCAACTTATGGAAGTGTATGGCATCGATAAAGAGCTATATTCAAGAATAGAACCATTCATTAAAACAGATAGTAATTATATAAAACTAAATGTAAATGAAATGGAGTTCCGCGATTTATTAAGACATCCTTACCTGAACTACAATCAGGTTCAGACTATTTTTAACCTCAGAGACAAAAAGGGCAGGATAAGCAGCATAGAGGAACTCTCATTGCTTGATGAGTTTACTGATGATGATATTGATCGACTCAGACCCTATCTTCAGTTTTTGTAG